A window from Drosophila nasuta strain 15112-1781.00 chromosome 3, ASM2355853v1, whole genome shotgun sequence encodes these proteins:
- the LOC132790990 gene encoding alkaline phosphatase: MSLKLQSSLLVWCTLALALVLTSPTRADLTDDQDHEQHPKMPSSRAYVELDEELDTKFWYDKAQSILADKLEHHKKLNENRAKNIILFMGDGMSVHTIAATRNYMGDSNKQVFFEKFPYVGLSKTYAVDERTPDSANTATAYLTGVKANYGTIGVNAQVKRKDCYAGTDNSTHTQSIAQWAQEAGKWAGLVTTARVTHASPAGVYAHVANREWEHDERITKDGCSAEVNTDIARQLVEWPVGKDLRVVLGGGRAYFRDKKLRDEEGILGLRTDGRDLIKDWQQDKEEQGAEGHYVWSRKGLYDLNLDKTDYLLGLFDVSHCPYHGDRTRSRLDYAEPSLSEMTEAAIKVLSRNEKGYFLFVESGRIDMAHHDTLARKALEDTKEFAYTVEMARKMTSEEDTLIVVTSDHSHTMSINGYPYRRQNIFSLAPNLATDEKPFTILSYANGPGYANTYNEKGRIDLTNVDTYQPDFMFQATVPLYSETHGAEDVGVFASGPKEHFFAGNYEQSTIPALMAYAADIGPFAQDKLKK; this comes from the exons AACAACATCCTAAGATGCCAAGCTCCCGCGCCTATGTCGAATTGGATGAGGAGCTCGACACCAAGTTCTGGTACGACAAAGCACAATCTATATTGGCCGACAAACTGGAACACCACAAGAAGCTTAATGAGAATCGCGCAAAGAACATCATACTCTTCATGGGCGATGGCATGTCCGTTCACACTATCGCCGCTACTCGCAACTACATGggcgacagcaacaagcagGTCTTCTTCGAGAAATTCCCGTATGTGGGACTCTCAAAGACCTATGCAGTTGATGAACGCACTCCTGACTCGGCAAATACAGCGACGGCTTATCTGACCGGTGTCAAGGCCAACTACGGCACCATTGGTGTCAATGCCCAGGTGAAACGCAAGGATTGCTATGCCGGTACTGacaacagcacacacaccCAGAGCATTGCCCAGTGGGCACAGGAGGCTGGAAAGTGGGCGGGTCTAGTGACAACAGCTCGTGTCACACACGCTTCTCCCGCTGGTGTCTATGCACATGTGGCTAATCGCGAATGGGAACACGATGAGCGTATCACCAAGGACGGCTGCAGTGCGGAGGTCAACACGGACATTGCTCGCCAGCTGGTGGAGTGGCCTGTGGGCAAGGATCTGCGCGTGGTTCTGGGTGGCGGAAGAGCTTACTTCCGGGACAAGAAGTTGCGCGATGAAGAAGGCATCCTGGGTCTGCGCACTGATGGACGCGATCTGATCAAGGACTGGCAGCAGGATAAGGAGGAACAAGGCGCCGAGGGGCACTACGTCTGGTCGCGCAAGGGTCTCTACGATCTCAACCTGGACAAGACAGACTATCTGCTGGGACTCTTCGATGTCTCGCACTGTCCGTATCACGGCGATCGCACCCGCAGCAGGCTTGACTATGCAGAGCCCTCGCTTTCTGAAATGACAGAGGCAGCCATCAAGGTGCTAAGTCGCAACGAGAAGGGTTATTTCCTTTTCGTCGAGAGCGGACGCATTGACATGGCGCATCACGATACCCTGGCACGCAAGGCTCTCGAGGACACCAAAGAGTTTGCCTACACCGTTGAGATGGCACGCAAGATGACCTCCGAGGAGGACACACTCATTGTGGTCACCTCAGATCACTCGCACACGATGTCCATCAACGGTTATCCT TATCGTCGCCAGAACATCTTTTCGCTGGCTCCCAATCTGGCCACCGATGAGAAGCCCTTCACCATTCTTTCATATGCTAACGGTCCTGGCTATGCAAACACCTACAATGAGAAGGGTCGCATTGATCTTACTAATGTAGACACCTATCAGCCCGACTTCATGTTCCAGGCCACAGTACCACTCTACTCTGAGACACACGGCGCCGAAGATGTAGGCGTCTTTGCCTCAGGTCCCAAGGAGCACTTCTTTGCCGGCAACTACGAACAGAGCACCATTCCCGCCCTCATGGCTTATGCTGCTGACATTGGTCCCTTTGCCCAGGACAAGCtgaagaaatag
- the LOC132789133 gene encoding serine/arginine repetitive matrix protein 2: protein MSLIIGGGEAVGGGGEGGVALAEEMQDGDNSRELEPGELVTPPHQQQQGNASPALKKVLAKDVMNKSLRKLTTQIDNDNANSGEENVRALLELEAIRRKEATANQTQPNGSATCETTSTEADADDSEGLYSDTDSDSQDVKDVQLARQEKQAEAAAASTSTPSSSASSQSQQQSPAPHHSNFIGINPLRFHMRPPPQCFDFGRMGPFRPRMPRGGMRGMRSPFFSRPPAPNRCITPNNSVLSTLSSSTTCNGPQATTSTNAAAGSTYGPALPPSQGPGQGGMRSRSELIWTTTKPSMSFIFKLVKDCGNKQHRDCGPRDRRSREPASRSKEKANKELPKEHMEKQRERSKERAERRERSKERAQQRSRSSLASNPDAGKSYRRRERSNHREKRRERSKESRQKTPRSRERTENHQRARERSRGRSKPTEKSNVRHREQERRHEASSNVSKEKSRERTERETRRSRSKSRKAEIKVRTPSTPPPPTVATAAVTPQPEIQQQTLPVVEQNMQEQEKEQQQPLTPPRAPTNVVETRKAFDIFAESPPRLNKEASPVRTLTPTPVVSLERSTTPPLDNRHVNKSATPPEPAKSTTPQLKMHSEIHSRIGALLEDNDLHLDALLATKEQLLRKSHEHRSKKVVEVMHIKQEMVEEEHPREKPRHANPFKRETVLTEGRRSMQRNGGYRNSSRDRERERDRERDNKYRERSIKQEKNRSRTPPLLTARQIKVERNLTPPPRDVEREIEWEKERERDREQEVPVRNGARVANEPPPPTKPLAVTADAHSPDTDDYIDNWENDDSTAGGDSSTPKNAANAIVARLNGDDDDSNTLWNAKSTPPPRAKQQQTSAVAETAGEGVATTVPDKPLINIQDVYDTFMKSIKMGGNSSTEASESTANLATTATTTTATSNSSLSNSTAEESSSDGTDDGTSSSSSGSSSSASSSDDDDEEEEDDEDDDADASSAEDEEQTNKNEQEEQKQLLSMDNTDQSQSSATEESTPGKQQLSYKKNNVSRDLRKLQSLEDNLARIQMMRENYDSGDDICEELLKMESLFITQRNAIMNKYRKSELKPPTAAGDEEQQVEQSPAVETPPQVAAIASPVNNIFNANREAIKLTISPLKLSARKPAIFDKDEPETTTQPAPTEPKLVKPHKEIAIVKPTIMDTRHSKPLPPSPLSVSRSHNSSHHPPSSHQQHPPHSLKRSRTRERSRSRSLSRNHFRRHMRPSRSKDVTRSPSPRRRRPLTSPPLRRGRFVKGRMGSMGRHSRSISRSRTRSRSPLHRRNRNVKPAMMRRRRSSLSPPGGGKLFAGPRSPPPPNRRRSFSRDRCYSRSPLPFKPPSPPMRRSWSSSRSRSPPRRRPRTRSPSRSRSRSPRSQSFADYFVENQSMEAAEYYYNMTMMQHQEAAAGGEHYDGYAYMDPVYSMEEAYAQYSGEYADGATATVAPMNYDYNGALVEPVGAAGAAMPVLRELPMAPMSSMTPIMPMAPMPMSSVAVQKGNVLEIVPSMVATVEPLAIVAPVQPEVPLEDNSKPKRKRVNFVDMVLPNYESDKEDRKVVVQLLEQKVRQNQQRAAAQLAREQQAREQLLALPVPPRPMAPKPTTASKAVLVQKKPVFRYYHCDVAKGLVIKSRERILRPTHPAPPPHFDPKYMAMLVKSGRLPMPSFMRHRPPPPPAQAEALLQEFFTRHPPPPLHHVLPHYLRGPPPAMTAPTSQPIPVLGSQSYSSYHPTPAPMPVPAALTTPAPVPQPVPLPLPLPLPVPPLTASPMTSTPPPFFTPPPLPTLSSHFKVQPVSTMREIMPVDILQKIGPLPKTLDLDPGLDEPTSDLTDAEAAPKVAADAKVQTPSAPQLLEA from the exons atgtcGCTAATAATTGGTGGAGGAGAAGCAGTAGGAGGTGGAGGCGAAGGCGGCGTCGCGTTGGCTGAGGAAATGCAAGATGGAGACAACAGCCGAGAACTGGAGCCGGGAGAGCTGGTCACACCGccccatcaacaacaacaaggcaaTGCAAGTCCAGCGCTGAAGAAAGTACTGGCCAAGGACGTTATGAACAAATCATTGCGCAAGCTGACAACACaaatcgataacgataacgcGAACTCTGGCGAAGAAAATGTGCGCGCTTTGCTGGAGCTGGAAGCCATCAGGCGCAAGGAGGCGACTGCAAATCAAACCCAACCAAATGGCAGCGCCACATGCGAAACAACCTCAACAGAAGCGGATGCGGATGACAGCGAAGGTTTGTACTCTGATACCGATTCCGATTCGCAGGATGTGAAGGATGTGCAGTTGGCGCGCCAGGAGAAGCAAGCGGAAGCAGCTGCCGCTTCAACATCAACTCCATcttcatcagcatcatcacaatcacaacaacaatcgccCGCCCCGCATCACAGCAATTTCATTGGAATCAATCCGCTGCGTTTTCACATGCGTCCGCCGCCGCAATGCTTTGACTTCGGGCGCATGGGTCCATTTCGACCGAGGATGCCGCGTGGTGGCATGCGAGGCATGCGTTCGCCCTTCTTCAGTCGGCCGCCGGCACCCAATCGTTGTATAACGCCCAACAACAGCGTTTTATCAACACTATCGTCATCAACAACGTGCAATGGACCTCAGGCAACGACGTCtacaaatgcagcagcaggcagcaccTATGGACCAGCTTTACCTCCCAGTCAAGGCCCAGGACAAGGCGGAATGCGTTCCCGCTCTGAATTAAT CTGGACCACTACGAAGCCATCGATGTcgttcatttttaaattggtCAAAGATTGCGGCAACAAGCAGCATCGAGATTGCGGGCCGCGTGATAGACGCAGCAGGGAACCTGCCAGCAGGTCAAAGGAGAAAGCTAACAAAGAGCTGCCCAAGGAACATATGGAGAAGCAACGCGAACGCTCCAAGGAACGAGCGGAGCGACGAGAACGTTCTAAAGAACGTGCACAGCAGCGATCACGTTCCAGTTTAGCAAGCAATCCAGATGCCGGCAAGAGCTACAGACGACGGGAGCGATCCAATCACAGGGAAAAACGAAGGGAACGATCCAAAGAGTCGAGGCAGAAGACGCCGCGTTCGCGAGAGAGAACGGAGAACCATCAGAGGGCAAGGGAACGTTCCAGGGGGCGATCGAAGCCAACGGAGAAGTCAAATGTACGCCATAGGGAGCAAGAGCGTCGCCACGAGGCGAGCAGCAATGTAAGTAAAGAAAAGTCCCGGGAACGAACAGAAAGGGAGACACGGCGAAGTCGCAGCAAGAGTCGCAAGGCAGAGATAAAAGTGAGAACACCGTCGACGCCACCGCCACCAACAGTAGCAACGGCAGCGGTGACGCCTCAGCCAGAAATACAGCAACAAACACTGCCAGTTGTAGAGCAAAATATGCAAGAACAGGAgaaggagcaacagcagccgctaACACCGCCAAGAGCGCCAACGAATGTCGTCGAGACGCGCAAAGCTTTCGATATATTTGCCGAATCGCCGCCAAGACTGAACAAAGAAGCCAGCCCAGTCAGGACATTGACGCCCACGCCAGTTGTGTCGCTGGAGCGAAGTACGACGCCACCTCTTGACAATCGACACGTAAACAAATCAGCAACGCCCCCAGAGCCCGCAAAATCAACAACACCGCAGCTAAAAATGCACAGCGAGATTCACAGTCGCATTGGAGCGCTTCTCGAGGATAATGATTTACATTTGGATGCATTGTTGGCCACCAAGGAACAGCTACTGCGCAAGAGTCATGAGCATCGCAGCAAGAAGGTGGTAGAAGTGATGCATATCAAGCAGGAAATGGTCGAGGAAGAGCATCCGAGAGAGAAACCAAGGCATGCGAATCCTTTCAAGCGTGAAACAGTATTAACTGAAGGTCGCCGCAGCATGCAGCGCAATGGTGGCTATCGAAATAGCTCCAGAgacagggagagagagagggacagagaACGGGACAACAAGTATAGGGAGCGCAGCATTAAGCAGGAGAAGAATCGCTCCCGAACGCCGCCGTTGCTCACAGCGCGTCAGATAAAAGTGGAGCGCAATTTGACGCCGCCGCCACGAGATGTGGAGCGAGAAATCGAGTGGGAAAAAGAACGCGAACGTGATAGGGAGCAAGAGGTGCCAGTGCGCAATGGAGCGCGGGTTGCCAATGAACCGCCTCCGCCAACCAAACCTCTTGCTGTTACCGCTGATGCACACAGTCCGGATACGGATGACTACATAGACAACTGGGAGAACGATGACTCGACAGCAGGCGGCGATAGCAGTACGCCGAAGAATGCAGCGAACGCAATTGTGGCGCGCTTGAATGGCGACGACGATGACTCGAATACCTTGTGGAATGCCAAGAGCACGCCGCCACCCAGGgcgaaacagcagcaaacatcggCAGTAGCAGAAACAGCAGGAGAAGGAGTCGCAACAACTGTGCCTGACAAGCCGTTGATTAATATACAGGATGTGTATGACACGTTCATGAAGAGTATTAAGATGGGAGGCAACAGCTCGACTGAAGCAAGCGAGAGCACAGCAAATCTGGCTACAACtgccacaaccacaacagccaCATCAAATAGTTCCTTAAGTAATTCCACTGCCGAAGAATCTTCCAGCGATGGCACAGATGACGGCAcgtcgagcagcagcagcggcagtaGCAGCAGTGCAAGCAGCTccgatgatgacgacgaggaggaggaagatGACGAAGacgatgatgctgatgcttcGAGTGCAGAGGACGAAGAGCAGACGAACAAAAACGAGCAGgaagagcaaaagcaactaCTCAGCATGGACAACACCGATCAATCGCAATCATCCGCCACCGAAGAGTCAACGCCCGGAAAGCAACAGCTTAGCTACAAGAAGAATAATGTGAGTCGGGATCTGCGCAAGCTGCAGAGTCTCGAGGATAATCTGGCGCGCATACAAATGATGCGAGAGAACTACGATTCAGGTGATGATATCTGTGAGGAGCTACTGAAAATGGAATCGCTGTTCATTACACAGCGGAATGCCATCATGAACAAGTATCGCAAGTCGGAGCTAAAGCCGCCGACAGCAGCTGGCGATGAGGAACAGCAAGTAGAACAGTCGCCAGCCGTTGAGACGCCGCCGCAAGTCGCCGCAATTGCATCGCCTGTGAACAACATCTTCAATGCCAATCGGGAGGCCATCAAGCTGACCATTTCCCCGTTGAAGCTGTCGGCACGCAAACCCGCCATCTTCGACAAGGACGAGCCGGAGACGACTACGCAGCCAGCGCCAACAGAACCGAAGCTGGTCAAGCCGCACAAGGAGATTGCCATTGTCAAGCCCACTATTATGGATACGCGTCACTCGAAGCCACTGCCACCATCTCCGTTGTCCGTTTCCCGCTCCCATAACTCAAGTCATCATCCGCCGTCATCACATCAGCAACATCCGCCGCATTCACTGAAGCGTTCACGCACCCGCGAACGCTCCAGATCCCGCTCGCTCTCGAGGAATCACTTCCGACGTCATATGCGACCGAGTCGCAGTAAGGATGTCACCCGCTCGCCCAGTCCCAGACGACGGCGACCGCTTACTTCGCCTCCGCTGCGACGCGGACGCTTTGTCAAGGGGCGCATGGGCAGCATGGGACGTCACAGTCGCAGCATAAGCCGCAGTCGAACGCGCAGTCGCAGTCCGCTGCACAGGCGCAATCGCAACGTGAAGCCAGCGATGATGCGACGACGTCGAAGCTCGCTATCGCCACCCGGCGGCGGCAAGCTTTTCGCTGGTCCACGATCGCCACCACCGCCAAACAGACGTCGCTCCTTCAGTCGCGACAGATGCTACTCCCGCTCACCATTGCCCTTCAAGCCGCCTTCGCCACCCATGCGACGCAGTTGGTCATCATCGAGATCCCGCTCACCACCACGTCGTCGCCCGCGCACTCGATCGCCGAGTAGATCGCGTTCGAGATCGCCTCGCAGTCAAAGCTTTGCTGACTACTTTGTGGAGAACCAGAGCATGGAGGCAGCTGAATACTACTACAACATGACCATGATGCAGCATCAGGAGGCGGCGGCTGGTGGCGAGCACTACGACGGATATGCCTACATGGATCCGGTGTACAGCATGGAGGAGGCCTATGCGCAGTACAGCGGAGAGTATGCGGACGGCGCAACAGCTACTGTGGCGCCCATGAACTATGATTATAACGGCGCGCTAGTGGAACCAGTTGGAGCAGCTGGCGCGGCGATGCCTGTGCTGCGGGAGCTACCTATGGCACCCATGTCGTCCATGACGCCTATAATGCCCATGGCACCCATGCCTATGTCATCGGTGGCTGTGCAAAAGGGCAATGTGCTGGAGATTGTGCCCTCGATGGTGGCGACTGTGGAGCCCTTGGCGATAGTGGCGCCTGTGCAGCCCGAGGTGCCACTCGAAGATAACAG CAAACCAAAGCGCAAGCGCGTCAACTTTGTGGATATGGTGCTGCCTAACTACGAGAGCGACAAGGAAGATCGCAAAGTTGTAGTACAGCTGCTGGAGCAAAAAGTGCGACAGAATCAACAACGTGCTGCCGCACAGCTTGCACGCGAGCAACAGGCGCGCGAACAGCTCCTGGCGCTTCCCGTACCACCTCGACCCATGGCGCCCAAGCCAACGACTGCGAGTAAAGCGGTGCTGGTGCAGAAGAAGCCCGTCTTTCGTTACTATCACTGTGATGTAGCCAAAGGTTTGGTAATCAAATCACGCGAACGTATCTTACGACCCACACATCCAGCACCGCCACCGCACTTTGATCCCAAGTACATGGCCATGTTGGTAAAGTCTGGACGTCTGCCTATGCCTTCGTTTATGCGTCATCGACCGCCACCGCCTCCTGCCCAGGCTGAGGCCTTACTGCAGGAGTTCTTCACGCGACATCCGCCACCGCCGTTGCACCATGTGCTGCCCCATTATCTACGCGGTCCACCGCCAGCGATGACAGCGCCCACATCACAGCCGATTCCCGTGCTCGGCTCACAGAGCTACAGCAGCTATCATCCAACGCCTGCGCCCATGCCAGTGCCTGCAGCTTTAACCACACCAGCGCCTGTGCCACAACCTGTGCCGCTACctctgccgctgccactgccCGTTCCTCCGCTTACTGCATCGCCCATGACATCGACACCTCCGCCATTCTTCACGCCACCGCCGCTGCCCACGTTATCATCGCATTTCAAGGTACAGCCAGTGTCAACGATGCGAGAGATTATGCCGGTGGATATACTGCAAAAGATTGGACCGTTGCCGAAAACACTGGACTTGGATCCTGGCCTGGATGAGCCCACTTCCGATCTCACGGATGCCGAAGCGGCGCCGAAAGTGGCAGCCGATGCCAAGGTGCAAACGCCGTCAGCACCACAACTGCTTGAAGCCTAA